In the Oncorhynchus gorbuscha isolate QuinsamMale2020 ecotype Even-year linkage group LG05, OgorEven_v1.0, whole genome shotgun sequence genome, one interval contains:
- the LOC124034890 gene encoding rac guanine nucleotide exchange factor JJ-like yields the protein MSERGSFTKGDRDGVGQVEQLQQHLANFEPSSEQTEQQEEAQTGVESLRPVNDDTEAANEIAQQEPRKGERVRRLTEKGRELRDERWRQLEHRFRVSYEKWKALVKEAKLSLTGCCSEDLLEDLLNKISHTSTELNLVYVNLRQIDIPDNDIRRRVDTCEAVTMSIIKTVRCHLKGREEGQSNQIELHWKDSNSLCMSELSHKSSLNYQPSSASSQSQSNSKVNSRRSSVSSVKRQEAAAEVAANQAALEVMVKQERQLEELQRLEDEDKKRTAEQEAEAVKRSLEEARLRVKLEVENAARRRTLEDKRRELERLEVLKKLNAAKARMQVYEQDENSEDEKRELLSNCKSVKEVTHRRGSFQSLTTTCCDKHTARRWHQDHVQVTSGINQ from the coding sequence ATGTCAGAAAGAGGTAGTTTCACTAAAGGTGATAGAGATGGGGTGGGTCAAGTTGAGCAGCTGCAGCAACACCTCGCAAACTTTGAGCCTTCATCAGAACAaacagaacagcaggaagaggcccAGACTGGTGTGGAGTCACTTCGGCCAGTGAATGATGATACAGAGGCTGCTAATGAGATAGCACAACAAGAGCCACGAAAAGGTGAGAGGGTCCGCAGGTTAACTGAAAAGGGCAGAGAACTGCGCGACGAAAGGTGGAGACAGCTCGAACATCGTTTCAGGGTCAGCTATGAGAAGTGGAAGGCTCTGGTAAAGGAAGCAAAACTGTCACTGACAGGCTGTTGCTCTGAAGACCTACTAGAAGACCTCTTAAACAAGATTAGCCATACCTCTACAGAGCTAAACCTTGTCTACGTAAATTTGCGTCAAATCGACATTCCCGACAACGATATACGACGCAGAGTTGATACTTGTGAAGCAGTTACAATGTCTATTATCAAGACTGTAAGGTGTCATTTAAAAGGCAGGGAAGAAGGTCAAAGTAACCAGATAGAGTTGCACTGGAAGGACAGCAATTCCTTGTGCATGTCTGAACTCTCACATAAGTCAAGTCtcaactatcagccctcaagtGCTTCCTCCCAGTCTCAAAGCAACTCAAAGGTCAACTCCAGACGCTCAAGCGTGTCATCTGTCAAGAGACAAGAGGCTGCGGCGGAAGTTGCTGCTAATCAAGCAGCTTTAGAAGTAATGGTTAAGCAAGAACGCCAACTAGAAGAGCTTCAGCGACTCGAAGATGAAGATAAGAAGAGGACAGCGGAGCAAGAAGCTGAGGCTGTGAAACGCAGCTTAGAAGAAGCTAGGCTGCGAGTCAAGTTAGAGGTAGAAAATGCTGCCAGACGAAGGACACTAGAAGACAAGCGTAGAGAGTTAGAGCGCCTAGAAGTGCTCAAGAAACTAAATGCTGCCAAGGCGCGAATGCAAGTGTATGAGCAAGATGAAAACTCAGAGGACGAAAAGAGAGAACTACTCTCTAACTGCAAATCTGTGAAAGAAGTCACGCACAGACGTGGCTCATTTCAGTCTCTCACCACAACATGTTGTGACAAGCACACAGCAAGAAGATGGCACCAAGACCATGTTCAGGTTACTAGCGGAATCAATCAGTGA